From the Lathyrus oleraceus cultivar Zhongwan6 chromosome 3, CAAS_Psat_ZW6_1.0, whole genome shotgun sequence genome, the window AGGATCCTGAAATATTTAATACATGTTGCAATATACTTAAACGTGTGCCCAACAGTGCACTTTGGCTCCTGAAATTTCCTGCAGCAGGCGGAATGAGACTGAGGGCATATGCTGCTGCACAAGGGGTGCAGCCCGATCAAATTATCTTCACAGATGTTGCGATGAAGAGCGAACACATTAGACGGAGTTCTTTAGCAGACCTATTTCTTGATACGCCCTATCAATACTTTAATTCTTGATACCACATACTGCCATCCGCACTGTACAATTGGAAAAGGAAGGCTATTCTTGGAGGTTGCATGTTCGCTTCGCAAAAGAGGTTTACGTGACTGCAGCCAAATCACGCCTTCTAAACGGTTTAGGAATTATAAGAATGATTTGTTCAGCCACCGAAGTAAAGAGTTGGATAGAGAGTTAATGGGGATTGAACAGAATAATTAACTGAATGTGTTGATTAATTCGTGTTTAAAAACTTGTTTCTGGATTTTTTATGCTTCCGTCTGCACTTCAAACTCTTGAATATTTGATACGAAGACACAAGATTCACGTGTACAACAATGAGGGTTTGATATTGTGCGCATTGCCATACCACGACACACATGCATTTGTTCGAGTAGTACAGATACTTGATATAAGGAATGGTACATGGGGGTTTCTGGAGGGTGTGAAGGTCTCTGGTGCACCGCCACCTAGAATGGTTATAGTGCAACAATGCCGTCGTGATAAGGGTGTATTAGAAGTTCCATGCAACTACGCATCTCCATCTAAAAAGTCTCAACCTTCGAAGAATGTAATTGGCTTTTGTACTGCCGTTTTCATTGAACTTTTGGGGACTGTTGTGACCGTTGATGATGATATTGTCAAGAGAATACTTCCTTTTGTGGTCTCTGGTCTTCAGTCAGGTGTTAAGGGGCTTTCAGATCACAAGGCCGATCCATTGATGATAGTTGGCTTACTTGGGAATAAAGCTGCATTGGCTTCTAAACTTTTGAATATTTTGATACGTTCAGTTGCCGAGGTTGCTCGGGAGGAGGCTAATGCGTTGATAGATCTTCATTGGTTTCGGTTGTCCCTTACTGCCTTAATCAATCTTGTCCGGTCCCAAAATGTTCAAATACTTCCAATAAAGGCCTTGGAGATTTTAAAGGAACTAAGGGATCTGCCAGGGGTTTTATTAGAATTGTCCAAGGAGTTCAACATTGAAAAGTTTCTTGTTGTTTTATTGGACTCCCTAATTGACTGCAGTTCTAAAGATGAATACTGCCAGCAGGCTTTGCTGTCCTTGATAGAAAAGGTCCCCATAAATGATTCTGTTCATCATGTGGTCACCAAAATCCTATCAACTTGTGTGAAACTATCGCAAAAGTTGATGACTCGATTTCTTTGATGTCAGCAGAATCTTCAGGCAATCGGCCGGATGATAGCATGACAAAGGATCTGTTTGTATTTTTTGCTTCCTCAAAGTTCAAACATGCATTCCGTGAACACCTCCATTTCTTAGCTGCACAGTGCAGTGTATCACCTGCCCGCCTATTATCTAATTTTTTCATAGATGAAGGTGTTCCTGCTGCAGTTCGGGTTGAAAGTCTTCAGTGCTATGCATTTCTATGTAGTCTGTCGCAAGATAAATGGCAAACTGAACTTTTGGCCGAATTTCCTTCTATTCTTGTTCCATTGGCTGGTGATGATCAGACTGTAAGGGTTGCAAACTGATTGGAAAATACACAATCATCAAACCAAAGCTACCCTGCATAattgaagaaaatgaaaatgtGGATGAGATTGCTGGTACATTCCAACAAGGCATTGGTCCAGAAGGAATGAATGAGTC encodes:
- the LOC127129056 gene encoding uncharacterized protein At3g06530 — its product is MLPSALQTLEYLIRRHKIHVYNNEGLILCALPYHDTHAFVRVVQILDIRNGTWGFLEGVKVSGAPPPRMVIVQQCRRDKGVLEVPCNYASPSKKSQPSKNVIGFCTAVFIELLGTVVTVDDDIVKRILPFVVSGLQSGVKGLSDHKADPLMIVGLLGNKAALASKLLNILIRSVAEVAREEANALIDLHWFRLSLTALINLVRSQNVQILPIKALEILKELRDLPGVLLELSKEFNIEKFLVVLLDSLIDCSSKDEYCQQALLSLIEKVPINDSVHHVVTKILSTCVKLSQKLMTRFL